The following proteins come from a genomic window of Pyxidicoccus sp. MSG2:
- a CDS encoding M4 family metallopeptidase, with product MVQSKRVRGALGIAAISVVVGCNESTPAPEANKPAEAAHTAALENGQNVVSKDGAGIATFITGNLAPAPEIPAEGAASLQRDALAPVVEALAPAFHLAPANLVFTKGYTDPQGDSHFRYAVRHNDIPVFGGEFRLHVRAGQVIAANTNVRSDLKADAKPAIAAEEALSSAASDRETVAGAVTSPETELVYFRDGDELRLMYKLVQTGEKADGTPVRDILLVDAKSGDVQLRIPQIKEALNRRLHNLNHGTSLPGPVARTEGQAPVADAVVNTNYDHLGTVYNCYQTLFGRDSLNNAGGMLISSVHYSNNYVNAFWDGTQMVYGDGDGVNASNLANSLDVTAHELTHAVTEYESDLIYSGESGGLNESMSDIFGAVCEWYGDGSGPVSPRHWLVGDDVWTPSIPNDALRYMNDPVLDGDSLDYYPNYGSGVDVHYSSGISNLAFYLLSQGGTHPRGKTTQVVAGIGIEKAGQIFYRANRDLLLPSSNFEAAKTATEQAAAQLGYDAATIASVSNAWKAVGVGVPIPPPPTDPLEKDLPITGISGSSGSLKYYKVTIPEGAYDLTFTLSGGTGDADLYVRYNNAPTTTSYDCRPYRSGNEETCAFAAPSHGTWYVMLRGFSAYANTSLKVTWKGGYIPVVSGVPYKYFSGAAGSSTVFTITMPERKPGTGKNSLYISTGEGYGNPDVYVKLGSAPTKSDYDCRSVKEHMSETCNLLNVPAGKYYIEVFGAKGGYEDIAFIASYLQ from the coding sequence ATGGTGCAGAGCAAGAGAGTGCGCGGAGCGCTCGGAATCGCGGCGATTTCCGTTGTTGTCGGCTGCAACGAGTCCACCCCTGCTCCCGAGGCCAACAAGCCCGCGGAGGCTGCCCACACGGCGGCGTTGGAGAATGGGCAGAACGTAGTATCCAAGGACGGGGCGGGAATCGCCACGTTCATCACGGGCAACCTGGCCCCGGCGCCGGAGATTCCGGCCGAGGGCGCTGCGTCCCTGCAGCGTGATGCGCTGGCCCCGGTGGTCGAGGCCCTGGCCCCGGCGTTCCACCTGGCCCCGGCCAACCTGGTCTTCACGAAGGGCTACACGGATCCGCAGGGCGACAGCCACTTCCGGTACGCCGTGCGTCACAACGACATCCCCGTGTTCGGCGGTGAGTTCCGCCTGCACGTGCGTGCCGGGCAGGTCATCGCGGCGAACACCAACGTTCGCAGCGACCTGAAGGCGGACGCCAAGCCCGCCATCGCCGCCGAGGAGGCGCTGTCCTCTGCCGCGTCGGACCGCGAGACGGTCGCGGGCGCCGTCACCAGCCCCGAGACGGAGCTGGTGTACTTCCGTGACGGCGATGAGCTGCGCCTGATGTACAAGCTCGTGCAGACGGGCGAGAAGGCGGACGGCACCCCCGTGCGCGACATCCTGCTGGTCGACGCGAAGAGCGGCGACGTGCAGCTGCGCATCCCGCAGATCAAGGAGGCGCTCAACCGCCGCCTGCACAACCTCAACCACGGCACCTCGCTGCCGGGCCCCGTGGCCCGCACCGAGGGTCAGGCCCCCGTGGCCGACGCGGTGGTCAACACCAACTACGACCACCTGGGCACCGTCTACAACTGCTACCAGACGCTGTTCGGCCGCGACTCGCTCAACAACGCGGGTGGCATGCTCATCAGCTCGGTGCACTACAGCAACAACTACGTGAACGCCTTCTGGGACGGTACCCAGATGGTGTACGGCGATGGCGACGGGGTGAATGCCTCGAACCTGGCCAACTCGCTGGACGTGACGGCGCACGAGCTGACGCACGCCGTGACGGAGTACGAGTCGGACCTCATCTACTCGGGTGAGTCCGGTGGTCTGAACGAGTCCATGTCGGACATCTTCGGCGCGGTCTGCGAGTGGTACGGCGACGGCTCCGGTCCTGTGTCTCCCCGCCACTGGCTGGTGGGCGACGACGTGTGGACGCCGAGCATCCCGAACGACGCGCTCCGCTACATGAACGACCCCGTGCTGGACGGGGACTCGCTGGACTACTACCCGAACTACGGCTCGGGCGTGGACGTGCACTACAGCTCCGGCATCTCCAACCTGGCGTTCTACCTGCTGTCGCAGGGTGGCACGCACCCGCGCGGCAAGACCACCCAGGTCGTCGCGGGCATCGGCATCGAGAAGGCCGGCCAGATCTTCTACAGGGCCAACCGGGACCTGCTCCTGCCCTCGTCCAACTTCGAGGCCGCGAAGACGGCCACGGAGCAGGCGGCGGCGCAGCTGGGCTACGACGCGGCGACCATCGCCTCGGTGAGCAACGCGTGGAAGGCCGTCGGCGTCGGCGTGCCGATTCCTCCTCCGCCGACGGACCCGCTCGAGAAGGACCTGCCGATCACGGGCATCTCCGGCTCCAGCGGTTCGCTGAAGTACTACAAGGTGACCATCCCCGAGGGTGCGTACGACCTGACCTTCACGCTGTCCGGTGGCACGGGTGACGCGGACCTGTACGTTCGCTACAACAACGCGCCGACGACCACCTCGTACGACTGCCGTCCGTACCGCTCGGGCAACGAAGAGACCTGCGCCTTCGCGGCTCCTTCGCACGGCACCTGGTACGTGATGCTGCGCGGCTTCAGCGCCTACGCCAACACCTCTCTGAAGGTGACCTGGAAGGGCGGCTACATCCCGGTGGTGAGCGGCGTGCCGTACAAGTACTTCAGCGGCGCGGCGGGCTCGTCCACGGTGTTCACCATCACCATGCCGGAGCGCAAGCCGGGCACGGGCAAGAACAGCCTGTACATCTCGACGGGCGAGGGCTACGGCAACCCCGACGTGTACGTGAAGCTCGGCTCTGCCCCGACGAAGTCCGACTACGACTGCCGCAGCGTGAAGGAGCACATGTCCGAGACGTGCAACCTCCTGAACGTGCCGGCGGGCAAGTACTACATCGAGGTCTTCGGCGCGAAGGGTGGCTACGAGGACATCGCCTTCATCGCCTCGTACCTCCAGTAG
- a CDS encoding metallophosphoesterase family protein, giving the protein MKLYAISDLHLRHPDNKQALQSIPAHPEDWLIVAGDVGETLAEMELMLRTLTERFRQVLWVPGNHELWTMPSEQPPLRGEARYQRLVALCRSYGALTPEDPYPRWPGEGPPRVLVPMFLGYDYSFRPDHVPAEKALEWAWEEDLLCTDEVLLHPEPYLSRSAWCAARVESTLARLQALPADCSTVLINHYPLRYEHVRLPRIPRFSIWCGTKRTEDWHTRFRAEVVVSGHLHMPATLWRDGVRFEEVSLGYPMQWKHRGGGSLERFMREILPGPAVRPL; this is encoded by the coding sequence ATGAAGCTCTACGCCATCAGTGATTTGCACCTGCGCCACCCCGACAACAAGCAGGCCCTTCAGTCCATCCCCGCACATCCGGAGGACTGGCTCATCGTCGCGGGCGACGTGGGGGAGACGCTGGCAGAGATGGAGCTGATGCTGCGCACCCTCACCGAGCGCTTCCGGCAGGTGCTCTGGGTGCCGGGCAACCACGAGCTGTGGACGATGCCGTCAGAGCAGCCGCCCCTGCGCGGCGAGGCGCGCTACCAGCGGCTGGTGGCGCTGTGCCGCAGCTACGGCGCGCTCACGCCGGAGGACCCCTACCCGCGCTGGCCCGGCGAGGGGCCTCCCCGGGTCCTGGTGCCCATGTTCCTGGGCTACGACTACTCCTTCCGCCCGGACCACGTGCCCGCGGAAAAGGCGCTCGAGTGGGCGTGGGAGGAGGACCTGCTGTGCACGGACGAGGTGCTCCTGCACCCGGAGCCCTACCTCAGCCGTTCCGCCTGGTGCGCCGCGCGCGTGGAGTCCACCCTGGCGCGCCTGCAGGCGCTGCCCGCGGACTGCTCCACGGTGCTCATCAACCACTACCCGCTGCGCTACGAGCACGTGCGGCTGCCGCGCATCCCCCGCTTCTCCATCTGGTGCGGCACCAAGCGCACGGAGGACTGGCACACGCGCTTCCGCGCGGAGGTGGTCGTCTCCGGGCACCTCCACATGCCCGCCACGCTGTGGCGGGACGGCGTGCGCTTCGAGGAGGTGTCGCTCGGCTACCCCATGCAGTGGAAGCACCGGGGCGGCGGCAGCCTGGAGCGTTTCATGCGGGAAATCCTCCCCGGCCCGGCCGTACGGCCGCTCTGA
- a CDS encoding response regulator, translating to MLTFLFVDEDPRSLAALRRLVRDLPGCKRFARGVAEALALVREEPPAVVVSSELLPDGDGLCLLEQVRARYPRTACALHTALPPRTPRARGITWMDRAAPPSELYALLRALGAGVVGSPA from the coding sequence ATGTTGACCTTCCTGTTCGTGGACGAAGACCCGCGCTCACTCGCGGCACTGCGGCGTCTGGTGAGGGACCTGCCCGGCTGCAAGCGCTTCGCGCGCGGGGTGGCGGAGGCGCTCGCCCTCGTGCGGGAGGAGCCTCCCGCGGTGGTGGTGAGCAGTGAGTTGTTGCCGGATGGTGACGGGCTGTGCCTGCTCGAGCAGGTGCGCGCGCGCTACCCGCGCACCGCCTGCGCGCTCCACACGGCATTGCCGCCGCGGACTCCGCGAGCGCGGGGCATCACCTGGATGGACCGCGCCGCGCCGCCCTCTGAGCTGTATGCGCTGCTGCGCGCGCTGGGCGCGGGGGTGGTCGGCAGTCCGGCGTGA
- a CDS encoding helix-turn-helix transcriptional regulator, translating into MEKTLASRLGGAARLARTRLNLTQADVAERIGIASEVYGRLERGHMLPSIQTFRRLCVVLSISADEALGLKPSQEVKWAAEPPSDYGESAELRRLMRRARQLDRTAIRILSVLAAQFKPKGN; encoded by the coding sequence ATGGAAAAGACCCTCGCATCCCGCCTTGGAGGAGCCGCGCGCCTCGCCAGGACCCGCCTCAACCTGACCCAGGCGGACGTCGCGGAGCGCATCGGCATCGCGAGCGAAGTCTATGGGCGACTGGAGCGCGGCCACATGCTGCCCAGCATCCAGACCTTCCGCCGGCTGTGCGTGGTGCTCTCCATCTCCGCGGACGAGGCGCTGGGCCTCAAGCCGTCGCAGGAAGTGAAGTGGGCCGCGGAGCCTCCGAGCGACTACGGCGAATCCGCCGAGCTGCGCCGCCTCATGCGTCGCGCCCGCCAGCTGGACCGCACCGCCATCCGCATCCTCAGCGTGCTCGCCGCGCAGTTCAAACCGAAGGGCAACTGA
- a CDS encoding DUF790 family protein, protein MLTRDLLTYRVRQGVLRPAYVKRDDEALLAFAQELLAEVEASRGVMLDDVEESFGLKAGAFTRPKVARGLVKLSMDRLCFDEASPGVSEARWERLKGAAGVLRTLPPDTTVEAYEARLSQVLPAPLSEVREALYSDLPGHRRLVGWDGEPLTPQALVDRYNLALAQGPLLTARRLTLRALAPELLRVRKVLRWLKFCRLVAEVRHVGEDWSLEVEGPGAMLALQKKYGLQLASFLSVVPVLGRWELTATVETARKQATLSLSDKDPLVSPLPAALGHVPAEVASLAEGFQDEAWELDLTPLPRHMGASGLCVPDLTFRHRESRREVALELFHAWHAGPLARRLAELRSRPDGGLLLGVDRALAKAAVEREALEAHPQVVLFNGFPSAKKLRERLSKLGAEASGR, encoded by the coding sequence GTGCTGACCCGCGACCTGCTCACCTACCGCGTCCGCCAGGGCGTGCTGCGCCCCGCCTACGTGAAGCGCGACGACGAGGCGCTGCTGGCCTTCGCCCAGGAGTTGCTGGCCGAGGTGGAGGCCTCGCGCGGAGTGATGTTGGACGACGTGGAGGAGTCCTTCGGGCTGAAGGCCGGAGCCTTCACGCGGCCGAAGGTGGCGCGCGGGCTGGTAAAGCTGTCGATGGACCGGCTGTGCTTCGACGAAGCCTCCCCGGGCGTGAGCGAGGCGCGCTGGGAGCGACTGAAGGGGGCCGCCGGAGTGCTGCGCACGCTGCCGCCGGACACGACGGTGGAGGCATACGAAGCGCGGCTCTCGCAAGTCCTGCCCGCGCCACTGTCCGAGGTGCGCGAGGCGCTGTACTCGGACCTGCCCGGTCACCGGCGGCTGGTGGGCTGGGACGGCGAGCCCCTCACCCCGCAGGCCCTGGTGGACCGCTACAACCTCGCATTGGCGCAGGGCCCGCTGCTGACGGCGCGGCGCCTCACGCTGCGGGCGCTCGCGCCGGAGTTGCTGCGCGTGCGCAAGGTGCTCCGGTGGCTGAAGTTCTGCCGGCTGGTGGCCGAAGTGCGGCACGTCGGCGAGGACTGGTCGCTTGAGGTGGAGGGCCCGGGGGCGATGCTGGCCCTGCAGAAGAAGTACGGCCTGCAGCTGGCGTCCTTCCTGTCGGTGGTGCCGGTGTTGGGGCGTTGGGAGCTCACGGCCACGGTGGAGACGGCGCGCAAGCAGGCCACCCTTTCGCTCAGCGACAAGGACCCGCTGGTGTCGCCGCTACCAGCCGCGCTGGGCCACGTGCCGGCGGAGGTGGCCTCGCTGGCGGAGGGCTTCCAGGACGAAGCCTGGGAGCTGGACCTCACGCCGCTGCCCCGGCACATGGGCGCCTCGGGGCTGTGCGTGCCGGACCTGACCTTCCGCCACCGCGAGTCGCGGCGCGAGGTGGCGCTGGAGCTCTTCCACGCCTGGCACGCGGGGCCGCTGGCGCGGAGGCTGGCGGAGCTGCGCTCGCGCCCGGACGGCGGGCTGCTGCTGGGCGTGGACCGGGCGCTGGCGAAGGCGGCGGTGGAGCGCGAGGCGCTGGAGGCCCACCCGCAGGTGGTGCTCTTCAACGGTTTTCCCTCGGCGAAGAAGCTGCGCGAGCGACTCTCGAAGTTGGGAGCGGAGGCGTCCGGGCGATGA
- a CDS encoding DEAD/DEAH box helicase, with protein MATPTELHFDCGTLVAPVLPDDARLLALFQRDSRTGVYRAPAWHYRDAVLRLRELGLPYEDRARRFEPLELELTTPITPFPHQRAALDAWTKAGGRGLVELPTGAGKTLMAVLAIAQVKRPTLVVVPTLDLMTQWQGVLARHFSVPVGLLGGGVSDRQPLTVTTYDSATLQTEFHGNRFGLLICDECHHLPAPSYRFVAEGSLAPYRLGLTATLERTDGGERVCEELLGPRVHRTDIRELQGEYLAPYEVKRVEVPLPPDEKARYDAARALYVGFVRRLGVQLSAPEGWARFLAQSQRSDEGRAAYRAYREQRRIALTSSAKQEVLWRILLEHREDRVIVFTDDNETVYTLARRLLLPALTHHTPVPERKALLAAFSSGELPVLLTSRVLNEGVDVPDARVGVVLSGSGSVREHVQRLGRILRKRPGKRALLYEVCSAQTAESGISERRRQHDAYQEEA; from the coding sequence ATGGCCACCCCCACCGAGCTCCACTTCGACTGCGGCACCCTGGTGGCCCCGGTGCTGCCGGACGACGCCCGCCTGCTTGCCCTGTTTCAAAGGGACTCCCGCACGGGGGTGTACCGCGCGCCCGCGTGGCACTACCGCGACGCGGTGCTGCGGCTGCGCGAGCTGGGGCTGCCGTACGAGGACCGGGCCAGGCGCTTCGAGCCGCTGGAGTTGGAGCTCACCACGCCCATCACCCCCTTCCCCCACCAGCGCGCGGCGCTGGACGCGTGGACGAAGGCGGGAGGCCGGGGTCTGGTGGAGCTGCCCACGGGCGCGGGCAAGACGCTGATGGCGGTGCTGGCCATCGCGCAGGTGAAGCGGCCCACCCTGGTGGTGGTGCCCACGCTGGATTTGATGACGCAGTGGCAAGGCGTGCTGGCCCGCCACTTCTCCGTGCCGGTGGGGCTGCTGGGCGGCGGGGTGAGTGACAGGCAGCCGCTGACGGTGACGACATACGACTCGGCCACGTTGCAGACGGAGTTCCACGGCAACCGCTTCGGCCTCCTCATCTGCGACGAGTGCCACCACCTGCCAGCGCCCAGCTACCGCTTCGTGGCGGAGGGCTCGCTGGCGCCGTACCGGCTGGGACTGACGGCGACGTTGGAGCGCACGGACGGCGGCGAGCGCGTGTGCGAGGAGTTGCTGGGCCCGCGCGTGCACCGCACGGACATCCGCGAGCTGCAGGGCGAGTACCTTGCGCCCTACGAGGTGAAGCGGGTGGAGGTGCCGCTGCCGCCGGACGAGAAGGCGCGCTACGACGCGGCGAGGGCGCTGTACGTGGGCTTCGTGCGCAGGCTGGGCGTGCAGCTCTCCGCACCGGAAGGGTGGGCGCGCTTCCTGGCGCAGAGCCAGCGCAGCGACGAGGGCCGTGCCGCGTACCGGGCGTACCGCGAGCAGCGCCGCATCGCCCTGACCTCCAGCGCCAAGCAGGAGGTGCTGTGGCGCATCCTCCTGGAGCACCGCGAGGACCGCGTCATCGTCTTCACCGATGACAACGAGACTGTCTATACGCTGGCGCGGCGGCTGCTGCTTCCCGCGCTCACGCACCACACGCCGGTGCCGGAGCGCAAGGCGCTGCTGGCTGCGTTCTCGAGCGGAGAGTTGCCGGTGCTGCTCACCTCGCGCGTGCTGAATGAAGGCGTGGACGTGCCCGACGCACGCGTGGGCGTGGTGCTCAGCGGGAGTGGCAGCGTGCGCGAGCACGTGCAGCGCCTGGGGCGCATCCTCCGCAAGCGCCCCGGAAAGCGGGCGCTGCTGTACGAGGTGTGCTCGGCGCAGACGGCGGAGAGCGGCATCAGCGAGCGGCGGCGTCAGCACGACGCGTACCAGGAAGAGGCGTGA
- a CDS encoding DMT family transporter gives MRLISLVPLLCGLAVVAQAGLNRRFAGQWGLLSAVLMNMVVATVATFAVYVVARSVPGFWPEAAAPGGSGRFFDGFTVWHLLPGLCGVLIVVGMPWAMGRLGAVQSALLLMAAQLLTSLVWDAMVEGRPATLARVVGSALAFAGAAIAVWKG, from the coding sequence ATGCGTCTCATCTCGCTCGTTCCCCTGCTGTGCGGCCTGGCCGTGGTGGCCCAGGCCGGTCTCAACCGTCGCTTCGCGGGCCAGTGGGGGCTGCTGAGCGCCGTCCTCATGAACATGGTGGTGGCAACGGTGGCCACCTTCGCCGTCTACGTGGTGGCGCGCTCGGTGCCGGGCTTCTGGCCCGAGGCCGCCGCTCCCGGTGGCTCCGGCCGCTTCTTCGACGGCTTCACCGTGTGGCACCTGCTGCCGGGCCTGTGTGGAGTGCTCATCGTCGTCGGCATGCCGTGGGCCATGGGCCGGCTGGGCGCGGTGCAGTCCGCGCTCCTGCTGATGGCCGCGCAGCTCCTCACCAGCCTCGTGTGGGATGCCATGGTGGAAGGGCGTCCGGCCACGCTCGCCCGGGTGGTGGGCTCGGCGCTCGCCTTCGCGGGGGCCGCCATCGCGGTGTGGAAGGGCTAG
- a CDS encoding response regulator yields MRRVLIVSPHTPSRELLRRMLEEPGLSVSATGDTDDAFAAISSTPPVLVVVDLRRPDEDHPLFLGLLRKRHPALPVIALVPGRLRIFDGRHERVREAHGETTEALQHLLGALRQAMHDVLAQELLRVLRTPVGQA; encoded by the coding sequence ATGCGCCGCGTCCTCATCGTCAGTCCCCACACTCCCTCACGCGAGTTGCTGCGGCGCATGCTCGAGGAGCCGGGGCTGTCGGTGTCCGCGACGGGCGACACGGATGATGCGTTCGCCGCCATCTCCTCCACGCCGCCGGTGCTCGTGGTGGTGGACCTGCGCAGGCCGGACGAGGACCACCCGCTGTTCCTCGGACTGCTGCGCAAGCGTCACCCCGCGCTGCCCGTCATCGCGCTGGTGCCCGGACGGTTGCGCATCTTCGACGGCCGCCACGAGCGCGTGCGCGAGGCCCATGGAGAGACGACCGAGGCGCTCCAGCACCTGCTCGGCGCGCTGAGGCAGGCCATGCACGACGTGCTCGCGCAGGAATTGCTCCGCGTGCTGCGCACCCCGGTGGGACAGGCCTGA
- a CDS encoding IPT/TIG domain-containing protein: MRLPVAAALLALVACSRTTEGPTPRIQGAINPLTRNVTPPRICNAQGAEHGWRLEIAGDGFAPVPGDVLEETPVAALPEVTLRGPTTLTLPREHVFYIRPELLLVDVPTRDSTPPVDLPEGSYTLEVSNPVGGSASLADAVIVVPPPTITRVEPPPDGYTFAGSSPIVIEGTGFRLDTFPYIVLVSADGSRQSLFVINVISPTRIESEIPPGMSEGVYDLVLTNPEGCGTTVSRALDITYERLGTLTLAPRTGSELSDQAITLTNTPTGDQRPFSGPPDIVLVAPLKTNPSEVVRIPLRDVTYDAPGTVRAVVPTCSGLDAPPITDPRCPGGIVPGGPYALEVADPGGAIGEVPAIQGFTVTADGAVGLMSDLGECALASQPCGAPAP; the protein is encoded by the coding sequence TTGCGCCTGCCGGTCGCCGCAGCCCTGCTCGCACTTGTCGCCTGCTCCCGGACGACGGAAGGCCCCACGCCCCGCATCCAGGGAGCCATCAACCCGCTCACCCGCAACGTCACGCCCCCGCGCATCTGCAATGCCCAGGGCGCGGAGCACGGCTGGCGGCTCGAGATTGCCGGTGACGGCTTCGCCCCCGTGCCCGGGGACGTGCTCGAAGAGACGCCCGTGGCGGCGCTGCCGGAGGTGACGCTGCGCGGGCCCACGACGCTCACGCTGCCCCGGGAGCACGTCTTCTACATCCGCCCGGAGCTGCTGCTGGTGGACGTGCCCACGCGGGACTCGACGCCGCCGGTGGATCTGCCCGAGGGCAGCTACACGCTGGAGGTGAGCAACCCGGTGGGCGGCAGCGCCTCGCTGGCGGACGCGGTCATCGTCGTGCCGCCGCCGACCATCACCCGGGTGGAGCCGCCGCCGGATGGCTATACGTTCGCGGGCTCGAGCCCCATCGTCATCGAGGGGACGGGCTTCCGGCTCGACACCTTCCCGTACATCGTCCTGGTCAGCGCCGACGGGTCTCGCCAGTCGCTGTTCGTCATCAACGTCATCTCGCCCACGCGCATCGAGTCGGAGATTCCCCCCGGGATGTCCGAAGGCGTCTACGACCTGGTGCTCACCAACCCGGAGGGCTGTGGCACCACGGTGTCCCGCGCGCTGGACATCACCTACGAGCGCTTGGGCACGCTCACCCTGGCGCCGCGCACCGGCAGCGAGCTGAGCGACCAGGCCATCACCCTCACCAACACGCCCACCGGAGATCAGCGCCCGTTCTCGGGGCCGCCGGACATCGTCCTCGTGGCGCCCCTGAAGACGAATCCGTCGGAGGTGGTGCGCATCCCGCTGCGCGACGTCACCTACGACGCGCCCGGCACCGTGAGGGCGGTGGTGCCCACCTGCTCCGGCCTCGACGCGCCGCCCATCACCGACCCGCGGTGTCCGGGCGGCATCGTGCCCGGCGGCCCCTACGCTCTCGAGGTCGCGGACCCGGGGGGCGCCATCGGCGAGGTGCCGGCCATCCAGGGCTTCACCGTCACCGCGGACGGGGCGGTGGGCCTGATGTCGGACCTCGGGGAGTGTGCCCTGGCTTCCCAGCCCTGCGGAGCGCCTGCACCATGA
- a CDS encoding hydrolase yields the protein MRFQPTQPFVPAPGLANEHAQTIYASLVRPTHAPTARRERRELPDGDFVDVDTFDGPRGAPHVVALHGLEGSSRAGYVTAILRGAAERGWGATALNFRSCSGEPNRLARSYHSGDIHDALLVLNEVRARVTGPLFAVGFSLGANVLCRLLEEQGESAPVDAAASISAPYDLDACCRKLDGPGAFHRLYRERFLRTLKGKAREKLRRFPGAFDGRAMEAARSIRAFDDAVTAPLHGFRDATHYYAEASSGPRLHAIRRPTLLLSAADDPMLEAPVIPPSASDNPLLSVVLTERGGHVGFVAGRAHRPHFWAEAQVLEFFAARLR from the coding sequence GTGCGATTCCAGCCCACCCAGCCCTTCGTCCCCGCGCCCGGATTGGCGAACGAGCATGCGCAGACCATCTACGCCTCGCTCGTGCGCCCCACCCATGCGCCCACGGCGCGCCGCGAGCGCCGCGAATTGCCCGACGGGGACTTCGTCGACGTGGACACCTTCGACGGCCCGCGCGGCGCACCGCACGTGGTGGCGCTTCACGGCCTGGAGGGCTCGTCCCGCGCGGGCTACGTCACCGCCATCCTCCGCGGCGCGGCCGAGCGCGGCTGGGGCGCCACCGCGCTCAACTTCCGCTCGTGCAGCGGCGAGCCCAACCGCCTGGCGCGCTCATACCACTCGGGCGACATCCACGACGCCCTGCTCGTGCTCAACGAGGTGCGTGCGCGCGTCACCGGGCCCCTCTTCGCCGTGGGCTTCTCGCTGGGCGCCAACGTGTTGTGCCGGCTGCTGGAGGAGCAGGGTGAAAGCGCGCCCGTGGACGCGGCCGCATCCATCAGCGCGCCGTACGACTTGGACGCCTGCTGCCGGAAGCTCGATGGCCCCGGTGCCTTCCACCGGCTGTACCGGGAGCGCTTCCTGCGCACGCTGAAGGGGAAGGCGCGCGAGAAGCTGCGGCGCTTTCCCGGCGCCTTCGACGGCCGGGCCATGGAGGCCGCGCGCTCCATCCGCGCCTTCGACGATGCCGTCACCGCTCCGCTGCACGGCTTCCGGGACGCGACGCACTACTACGCCGAGGCGTCCTCCGGTCCCCGGCTGCACGCCATCCGCCGGCCCACGCTGCTCCTGAGCGCCGCGGACGACCCGATGCTGGAGGCACCGGTCATTCCCCCGAGCGCCAGCGACAATCCGCTCCTGAGCGTGGTGCTCACCGAGCGCGGTGGACACGTGGGCTTCGTCGCGGGCCGCGCGCACCGCCCGCACTTCTGGGCCGAGGCCCAGGTGCTGGAGTTCTTCGCCGCGCGGTTGCGCTAA
- a CDS encoding YkgJ family cysteine cluster protein: MECTCCGACCVAPDIAALDKPLGLRCPHLGEDNLCRVYEQRPAVCRDYAADEVCRLIEAPTLDERVKKYLDLFGLAEEAREVREQGCPTMRSARRLAAGRPSAGLPPGRRDE, encoded by the coding sequence ATGGAGTGCACCTGTTGTGGCGCCTGCTGTGTGGCGCCGGACATCGCCGCGCTGGACAAGCCGCTGGGCCTGCGCTGCCCGCACCTCGGCGAGGACAACCTCTGCCGCGTGTACGAGCAGCGGCCGGCCGTCTGCCGCGACTACGCCGCGGACGAGGTCTGCCGTCTCATCGAGGCACCCACGCTGGACGAGCGCGTGAAGAAGTACCTGGACCTCTTCGGCCTCGCGGAAGAGGCCCGCGAGGTGCGCGAGCAGGGCTGCCCCACCATGCGCAGCGCCCGCCGCCTGGCCGCCGGTCGCCCCTCCGCCGGGCTGCCTCCCGGACGCCGCGACGAATAG